In Erigeron canadensis isolate Cc75 chromosome 1, C_canadensis_v1, whole genome shotgun sequence, a single window of DNA contains:
- the LOC122584764 gene encoding BTB/POZ domain-containing protein At3g22104: MDGYCDLEVDVNGEQTFFIHQNIISSYSGKLRNLFCKSKSLTKNLKVILHDFPGGSESFELILRFCYNNGKIIINPYTAPRLFCAAHYMEMNGAVSGSVNLLERSVKSLEDIEFWSWPELLSGLKHCQSFFQISSSSGILKKCLDSVVARLVFTSESGPSCPSNSSPESSVVRLSTDSKSTESLRSGIFRSTWWFEDLTTVLTPKLVKLLVKLMLLHKFDHGLTSRFLFYYHKSRLIMATSEEKREITETIIDSLSLLDESSISCKNLFGVLRVALNLNVKKIFKSSLELMIGSQLGQATIDDVLVPSPHGSIYLYDVNLVLQLVKYFLMGQKVPVSELKKVAQLIDSYVAEVAPDYHLKPSKFLALVKALPESARDSYDEIYHAIDTYLRVHANLTEEEKISIFNSLNYNKLSSESCNHLTQNDEFPPKYATLALKAQQLKLENLLCGMDLDKQLILPAHKPIEAEPIDKSLEQARLYAEQVVPNGRKHDIVKENEKMKAHLEGMQCRVVELEKVCRKMQTQMTKILKSRLSRQTSTKSLPRLCS; the protein is encoded by the exons AACATCATCTCGTCGTATAGTGGAAAACTCAGAAATTTATTCTGTAAATCCAAAAGCCTGACAAAGAATCTCAAAGTTATATTACATGATTTCCCAGGAGGATCTGAAAGTTTTGAGCTCATTTTAAGATTCTGCTACAACAATGGCAAAATCATTATAAACCCCTACACCGCACCTCGTTTGTTCTGTGCCGCACATTATATGGAAATGAACGGAGCAGTTAGTGGGTCTGTCAATTTACTCGAGAGAAGTGTGAAATCCCTTGAAGATATCGAGTTTTGGAGTTGGCCTGAACTTTTATCAGGTTTAAAACATTGTCAAAGTTTTTTCCAAATCTCGAGTTCGTCAGGAATCCTGAAAAAATGCTTGGATTCTGTAGTGGCTAGGCTTGTGTTCACAAGCGAATCAGGACCATCATGTCCTTCTAATTCATCACCTGAGAGCTCTGTGGTTCGGTTATCGACTGATAGCAAAAGCACCGAGAGTCTTAGAAGTGGAATCTTTCGGTCAACATGGTGGTTTGAGGATTTGACAACTGTTTTGACTCCTAAGCTGGTCAAATTGTTGGTAAAGTTGATGCTTCTTCACAAATTCGATCATGGGCTGACGAGTAGGTTTCTGTTTTACTATCATAAATCGAGATTAATCATGGCCACTTCAGAAGAGAAACGGGAAATCACTGAGACCATCATCGATAGTCTTTCTTTGCTAGATGAAAGTTCTATATCTTGCAAGAATTTATTTGGGGTTCTACGGGTGGCTTTGaatttaaatgttaaaaagaTCTTTAAGAGCAGTTTAGAGCTTATGATCGGTTCTCAATTGGGTCAAGCAACCATAGACGACGTTCTTGTTCCATCGCCACATGGGTCAATCTATCTCTATGATGTTAATCTTGTTTTACAGCTTGTAAAGTACTTTTTAATGGGGCAAAAAGTTCCTGTTTCAGAGCTGAAGAAAGTTGCTCAACTGATAGATTCCTATGTCGCGGAAGTGGCTCCTGATTACCATCTGAAGCCATCTAAGTTCTTGGCTTTGGTAAAGGCACTCCCAGAGTCTGCTAGAGACTCTTATGATGAAATCTACCATGCCATCGATACATATCTTCGG GTCCACGCAAATTTaacagaagaagaaaaaattagCATATTCAACAGTCTAAACTACAACAAACTTTCATCGGAAAGCTGCAATCATCTTACTCAAAATGACGAATTCCCACCGAAATATGCTACATTAGCTCTCAAAGCTCAACAACTCAAACTCGAGAACCTTTTGTGTGGCATGGACCTCGATAAACAGTTAATCCTTCCAGCTCATAAACCTATAGAAGCTGAACCTATAGATAAAAGTCTCGAGCAAGCTAGACTGTATGCCGAACAAGTTGTACCGAATGGAAGAAAACATGATATTGTGAAAGAAAATGAGAAGATGAAAGCACATTTAGAAGGGATGCAATGCAGGGTGGTTGAATTAGAAAAAGTTTGTAGGAAAATGCAAACACAAATGACCAAAATCTTAAAGTCAAGACTGTCTAGACAAACAAGTACTAAATCACTGCCAAGACTATGTTcatga